From the Quercus lobata isolate SW786 chromosome 6, ValleyOak3.0 Primary Assembly, whole genome shotgun sequence genome, one window contains:
- the LOC115950332 gene encoding B3 domain-containing transcription factor VRN1-like, whose protein sequence is MVRPRRQRQRQRQREPSFSEDNPEFFKVFLPNTCSHEISIPQAFIKHFNGTIPKRAILKDQTGKSWHVGLEQTNRRVCFKNGWQCFASDHSLEFGDFLIFKFSRSSLFEVKIFSKTGCKKEEAAPIGKSIPFVNLEEDSETGLTCSRPTRIGKRKRSEVGLKKIEAGGSTEASRHKLKRTAGTNLTKAPHFDRMYYAKVAQETQNLTANGGSRALETASAFKSGNPFFMVIIQPSYVFGRCNLHIPHTFAKKYLEEKCLDVFLRVPEGITWPVKYIFRKVGRHLIAELTSGWRAFSRDNKLEVCDVCIFEFIKGIDVSFIVNIFRVAEDANCCLSPGKPKQLIREDCTSSRASLALEAARNFISENPFIKVLITSARLKCAHMNLPSGFIKKCKKGTTRTVMLQVANQSWPVKLLVYPRASYKLSAGWSAFMKENTLKEGDVCIFELIKRDDVVLKVNIFRGLN, encoded by the exons atggtGAGGCCTCgcagacagagacagagacagagacagagagagccCTCTTTCTCGGAAGACAACCCTGAGTTCTTCAAAGTTTTCCTCCCAAATACTTGCTCTCATGAAAta TCTATACCTCAAGCTTTTATCAAGCACTTCAACGGAACTATACCAAAGAGGGCCATTCTTAAAGATCAGACTGGAAAGTCTTGGCATGTGGGACTGGAACAAACTAACAGGCGCGTGTGTTTTAAGAATGGATGGCAATGTTTTGCAAGTGATCATTCTCTGGAATTTGGGGAtttcctaatttttaaattcaGTAGAAGTTCTTTGTTTGAAGTTAAGATATTCAGTAAAACTGGATGCAAGAAGGAAGAAGCTGCACCTATTGGTAAGTCTATTCCATTTGTGAATTTGGAAGAAGATTCTGAAACAGGGCTGACTTGTAGCAGACCCACCCGTATTGGCAAGCGAAAGCGTTCAGAAGTTGGCCTCAAGAAAATTGAAGCAGGCG GTTCAACTGAAGCTAGTCGGCATAAATTGAAAAGAACTGCTGGAACAAATCTTACAAAGGCTCCACACTTTGATAGAATGTACTATG CTAAGGTTGCTCAGGAGacgcaaaacttgacagctaaTGGAGGATCTAGAGCTCTTGAGACTGCTAGTGCTTTTAAATCAGGAAATCCTTTTTTCATGGTTATCATACAACCATCATATGTTTTTGGCAGATGTAATTTG CATATACCACACACATTTGCCAAGAAATATCTTGAAGAGAAGTGTCTTGATGTTTTCCTTCGGGTTCCTGAAGGGATTACTTGGCCTGTTAAGTACATTTTCAGGAAAGTTGGTAGACATCTAATAGCCGAACTCACTAGTGGTTGGAGAGCATTCTCACGAGACAATAAATTGGAAGTATGTGATGTTTGCATCTTTGAGTTTATTAAAGGAATTGATGTTTCATTTATAGTTAACATCTTCCGAGTGGCTGAAGATGCAAATTGCTGCCTGTCTCCAG GCAAGCCGAAACAGTTGATACGTGAAGATTGCACATCTTCACGTGCTTCTTTAGCCCTTGAAGCTGCCAGGAATTTCATCTCGGAGAATCCTTTCATTAAGGTCCTTATAACCTCAGCTCGTCTGAAGTGTGCACATATG AATTTGCCTAGTGGCTTTATCAAGAAGTGTAAAAAAGGAACTACACGCACTGTGATGCTCCAAGTTGCAAATCAATCGTGGCCCGTGAAGTTGCTAGTTTATCCACGGGCATCATATAAGCTCTCTGCTGGTTGGTCTGCATTTATGAAGGAGAATACTTTGAAAGAAGGAGATGTTTGCATCTTTGAGCTGATTAAGAGGGATGACGTAGTGTTAAAAGTCAACATTTTTAGAGGTCTCAATTAA